A genomic window from Vitis riparia cultivar Riparia Gloire de Montpellier isolate 1030 chromosome 16, EGFV_Vit.rip_1.0, whole genome shotgun sequence includes:
- the LOC117934048 gene encoding V-type proton ATPase subunit H, whose product MDRAELTTDQVLKRDIPWETYMTTKLITGTCLQLLRRYDNRSESQRAVLLDDDGPAYVRVFVSILRDIFKEETVEYVLALIDEMLTANPKRAKLFHDKSLANEDTYEPFLRLLWKGNWFVQEKSCKILALIVSARPKTQDGVLSNGESSNSKKKFVTIDDVLRGLVEWLCAQLKKPSHPTRGIAIAISCLATLLKEPLVRSSFVQADGVKLLIPLISPASTQQSIQLLYETCLCVWLLSYYEPAIEYLATSRTLPRLVEVVKSSTKEKVVRVVVLTLKNLLSKGAFGAQMVDLGLLQIVQSLKAQAWSDEDLLEALNQLDEGLKANIKKLSSFDKYKQEVLLGHLDWTPVHKDPMFWRDNISNFEENDFQILRVLITILDTSSDPRALAVACFDLSQFIQYHPAGRVIVNDLKAKERVMKLMNHENAEVTKNSLLCIQRLFLGAKYASFLQA is encoded by the exons ATGGACCGTGCCGAGCTCACTACTGACCAG GTTCTGAAGAGGGACATCCCATGGGAGACGTACATGACTACGAAGCTAATAACTGGAACATGTCTTCAGCTGTTGAGGCGTTACGATAACAGATCTGAGAGTCAAAGAGCTGTATTGCTTGATGAt GATGGTCCTGCTTATGTTAGGGTGTTTGTGAGCATTTTACGTGATATATTCAAGGAAGAAACGGTTGAATATGTGCTGGCACTGATTGATGAAATGCTAACTG CAAATCCAAAAAGAGCCAAACTATTCCATGATAAGTCTCTTGCTAATGAAGATACTTATGAACCTTTCTTAAG ATTGCTTTGGAAAGGTAATTGGTTCGTACAAGAGAAGAGCTGTAAGATACTGGCTCTGATAGTGAG TGCGAGGCCCAAAACCCAGGATGGTGTTCTTTCTAATGGGGAATCCTCAAACTCAAAGAAGAAATTCGTTACTATTGACGATGTGTTGAGAGGATTGGTGGAATGGCTTTGTGCACAG CTAAAGAAGCCTTCACATCCTACCCGTGGCATTGCCATTGCTATCAGTTGCCTTGCAACATTACTGAAGGAACCCTTGGTCAGATCTTCCTTTGTTCAAGCAGATGGGGTGAAGTTGCTTATCCCTTTAATTTCTCCAGCATCCACTCAGCAATCTATCCAG CTACTTTATGAAACTTGTCTTTGTGTTTGGCTCTTATCTTATTATGAACCTGCAATTGAGTACTTGGCTACTTCTAGAACCCTACCACGACTAGTAGAGGTTGTTAAGAGttcaacaaaagaaaag GTTGTCAGGGTTGTTGTCTTGACCCTTAAGAACTTGCTTTCAAAGGGGGCGTTTGGTGCTCAGATGGTAGACCTTGGACTGCTGCAAATTGTTCAGAGTCTGAAAGCACAGGCATGGAGTGATGAG GACCTGTTGGAGGCTCTGAATCAACTAGATGAAGGGCTGAAAGCTAACATTAAGAAATTGAGCTCATTTGATAAGTACAAACAAGAAGTCCTCCTTGGCCATCTTGACTGGACCCCTGTTCACAAAGATCCCATGTTCTGGCGTGATAACATTAGTAACTTTGAAGAGAATGATTTCCAG ATTCTTAGGGTCCTCATTACAATTTTGGACACGTCCAGTGACCCAAGGGCGCTGGCTGTAGCGTGCTTTGATCTGTCACAGTTCATTCAGTACCATCCAGCAGGGAGGGTCATTGTAAACGATCTCAAGGCGAAGGAGCGGGTGATGAAACTGATGAACCACGAGAATGCAGAGGTTACCAAAAACTCCCTCCTCTGTATCCAAAGGCTCTTCCTAGGTGCCAAGTACGCGAGCTTTTTGCAGGCTTAA